The genomic region CTATTTTCAATATCTTTCATTTTTGCATAAGTTAATCCTAACTGCAAATAAGCCTCGGATAAATCGCATTTTGCACCAATTTTATCTAAAATTTCTATTGCCTCTACGTGTTTGCTGAGGGCTAGTTTAAATAAAGATTGCTGGCGATCGCTCTCTGCTAATCCAGTCAGCGTTTTAGCTTTAATTTGCAGATAATGACTTTTTTCGGCATCAGCTAGGGAAAGAGAAAACATCTCTTGTGCTTTTTGTTGATTACCTAAATTGACATAAGTTTGACCGAGGATTTGAACAAAATAAGCAAAGCTTCCACTTTGTTTATTTAACTCACACATAATCGAGTCATAAATCGGTTCGACTAGATTGTACGCTGTTTGATATGAACCTAAATAGGAATTTACTAAAGCTAAACATACGCTAGCTTTTTCTGCCCAGCGATGATGAGTTGTATTTTGAGCTAAATCTATAACTTGCTGAAATAATTCGGCTGCTGCCTCTAATTCCCACAAATCTATATTGTACAGTCCCATGCTGAGTAAAGAATCTACTTCTAGCATTTTTAAATAATATAACTTGTAGCGATCGCCTTGACTGAACTCTAAAGACTGTAATAATTGAGTCGCTAGCTCGATACTTTTTTCTTGACATTCTATTGCTGCGTAAATTTGACCAGCAGTCCAATATAAATCTCCCAAAATATTATATAATTCTCCCAAATAAGGATGGGATGGCAAATTTTGGAGAATTTGAGTTATCGCACCCAAAACGGGTTGAATTAAACCCATGCGGTACAAAGTTCCACCCAGAGGTAAAAACTGTCCCCATTGATTATTTCTGCTTTTAAGAATGACTCTAGCCGCCAACTCGAAATCGTTAATTTCTACATAGTGATAGTATGCTTCCAGAGCTTGTAAAGCATCTTTTATAGTATCAATTGTAGGAACGCTATTCGTCCAAAAATCTGCGGCTTTGCTGTTCGCAACTATCCATTCATTGCTAACACGTAACCTCGCGATCGCCTCAGCACAAATTGCTGGATGCAGCCAGTATTCCCCCTGTTGAAATTCAACTAAACAGCGATCGCGTAAAGCTGTAATAATTTGTCGCTGCTGTTGGGGTGGTACGTCCCACAATAAATTTAAAATTCCTTGGGTAGGAATCTTTGCCACATCTTGGTAGCGATAACATCCCAGGCGACACAATAAGCGGTATGCTGGCAGATCGAGTGTTTGCAAACGGTGAAATTGACTGGCAATTAAATTTTTCAAATCGGTGACAGCCAAGGGAGCGGCATGGTTTTCTTGCCAATACACGATCGCATTGCCTGCAAAATCAGTTTGAATTGTACCGCAAAGGATTCCCATAACTTTAGCGTTACCACCATAGGCTTGATGCATCTGCTGGATTGTCTGTAAGTCAGTTGCAATTTGACGGTAACTAAAATATTCTTGCCAAGCCTGAAGATCTAAACCAGGTAAACGGTAGTGTTCTACATTTAAACTCGGTTCGCACAGGCGATCGCGACTTGTAATCAAAGTGACGGATTGTACTTTCGAGTCGGTTAAAATCCGAAATAACTCCACATAGCTACGATGGGAATCGATTAAACGTCCTTGGCGATCTAATGCAGGTTCTAAGTTATCGATTAACACCCCTATCCGTCGCATTTGCAACTGGCGTTTGAGCCTATCTAAAGTCACGCCAAATTCTAAGCCTGGTTCCTCGTGTAAGTCTTGTTTCAGCCACTCTTCTACAACTCGTTCAGCAGAAGTAAGGTTCTGTGTTTCCTTTGCTACTAGCAGTTCTAGCACCACTTCAAAATTTTGAGTTTGCAAGTATTGCTGTGCTAGGGTGGTTTTTCCCAATCCGCCTTCACCCTGAATGACGATCGCCTTACTATCCAAACTTACCAGGAGATCGAGGTGAGCGATCGCTTCGGTTCTACCGACGAAATTTGTTTTTTCAGTAGGGACGCACAGCTGTGCGCCCCTACAATCGTTTTGTACGCGATCGCAAATTACTGTAGAATCTCTGGCGTGCAGATTTCCCTTATCTTTCGATGTATGCAGACATCGTTCTAAAACCGCACGACAGTTAATCTTATTAATCTTCTCTCCCAAAGTTTGAGACAGTACGCGCCACAGATGGGAACCAACATCTTTAACGTGTCCTTCTGTATAACCGCAGTACGCTGCAATTTCAGGGTATTTGCGTCCTTGCCAAACCTGCTGAAGAATGTGTTTTTGTAGAGAATTTAACCCTTCGCCAGTTTTGGTCAATATGAGATTATCCACCCATGCCAATGCTGTTTCAGCGTCCATAGGTTGCTGAGGATAAAAGCCATACTTAGTATAAATTGTCACAGTAAAAGGAGACAGGAAACAGAATTTAAAAATTCAAATATCCCTTGTAGGGGCAGGTTTACCGCGTCATTCCCGCCAGAATCGCAGAAATTGCGGGAAAACCTGCCCTAACCAGTTTCATCGTAGAGGCAATTTTACCGCGTCATTTCAGACACAATCACAGAAATTGTGAGAAAACCTGCCCTAACAAGTTTCATCGTAGGGGCAATTTTACCGAGTTATTCCAAGCTGTATCGCAGAAATTGTGGGAAAACCTGCCCTGACAAGTTTCATCGTAGGGGCAATTTTACCGCGTCATTCCAGTCAGTACAAAGGTTGATCGTCAAATTACCCTGACAAATTTTATAGCAAAGCGCGAGAAGGTTAAGGTCTCAAAGTCAACTCTCGCCTTTGAGTTGCAAGGTTTTTCCTTCTGTCTTCCGCCTTCCGCCCTCTGCTTCTGCTATAGAATTAATTAGCAAAGTTGAATATTTTGTAGTTTAAATTACATTAACTTATTTAGATTTATGATTCATTCCATCCTCAGATAGACCCAAATCAGAAAAATGACTGATATTGTAATGAATGTAAAGGATAAATCGTTCATCTCTCCAGTGGAGGGACGGAAGTAGAGAAAAACTCTCGAAGGAACGCGCCTCATTCGTAACACAACAACAAGAAAGAGGCGAATATGAAATTTAACAATATTGGTATTCAATCTAACTCCGATCGCGTGTCTGTTTCTGCACAAGCAAGATTGTTAATGAGCTTGAATCGTCAGAAGCAATACAACCGCCAGCAGTCCATGCTACAACGCACAGCATCAGAAGTAGGTACTGAAGGCTAGAAAGAGATCGAAGCAAGGAGTAAATAATCATGAATGCAAGTAGAAAGCCAAGCTACAAAGAGGTAGCTAGCATTCATCGCTCGAATATTTTGGAAAGCTTAGAACGGCGCTTGCAAGCCGCCAGAGCCAAGGGCGACGACCGCTTGACTTCCCAATTGGAAGCAGAGCTGAAGTACTACCAATAAGTCTAGCTAATTAAGTTTAGCTAAAGTGGGGGATGCGATCGATGCATCCCCTGTTTGCGATCGCAAGTCGCAAGTCAGAAACCACATTTCTTTCCCTGCTCCCTACTCCCTGCTCCCTACTCCCTAAATGGGGTAAACTCAGTGTGATGGTAGCAGCTTTTGTGTCATATGGATTTAGACCGACAAATTAAAGTCCTGATTGACGAAGCGCCTCAAGATGGCGTGACTCCGCAAGTTGTTGCTGCTGTCGCTCCTGTATTGGTACTGCTTGCTGGCAGGCTGCGCCATTTAGAATACTATATTTTGCAAAACTTAGATCGAGACTGGGTAGTCACTACGTTAAGCGATCGCGCTAACTCAAAAGTGACCAAGCGCGTTATCTATGCTTTCCCCACACTTGCAGATGTTTCAGCTGTAGCAGTCTCGGAACAAGACCCGGAAATTGTTGCTTCACCCTTACCCGTCACTCACATATTATTTCAGCTTTTTGCTCTTGAAACGGTAGACAGTATAATTTTCTTCGATACCCCAGGAGAGCTAAATCGGGGAACAGAGATTCAACGGGGAGAATTGCAAAAGTTAATCAAGCTGCAAATGCAACCGCGATCGACTCCCGCTAGTCCTTTCAATCAAATTCCTCCCGATATTGCTTGAACGATCCTCGTAGAGTGGTATTCTGCTAACGAGAAGTAGTATTGCGCTGATGAAAGCAAATAAATTTTGCCTCTACTTTGGTCTATTAGCTCTTGTCTTCAGTACAGCTCTAACTCCAGCAGTAGTCAAAACTCAGGATGCACCCGAAATCGATCGCGCGGTTCGCAAAGCTGTACGCACTCAAAAGTATATGGCAGTGGCAGCTCACCCGCTAGCAGCAGCAGCAGGTAATGATATTCTGCGGCGGGGAGGTAATGCTGTTGATGCGGCGATCGCCATTCAAATGGTACTGGGTTTAGTTGAGCCGCAGTATTCTGGAATTGGTGGCGGGGCTTTTTTAACCTATTACGATGCCAAACGCAAACAAGTTCGCACTTATGACGGTCGCGAAACGGCTCCAGCAGCGGCTCGACCGGATCGTTTTTTAAATGCAGATGGCAAACCACTCCAATTTTACGATGCGGTTGTAGGTGGAAAGTCTGTCGGCGTGCCTGGAGTAGTCAGGATGCTGGAAATGGTACACAAGGCACATGGTAAGTTGCCTTGGCAAGAGCTATTTCAACCCGCAATTCAACTGGCGCAGCAGGGCTTTCCAATCTCGCCTTTATTGTACGATCGCCTCAGCAAAGAAAAGTATTTACCAAGCCTAGAACCAGCTCGCAGCTACTTCTATCAAGCGGATGGCACGCCTAAACCTGTGGGGACAATTCTCGTCAATCGTCCTTATGCTGAGGTGTTGAGCCGGATTGCAAATTCCGGTGCTGATGCCTTTTATCGGGGTGAAATTGCCAGAGACATTGCGAATACAGTCCAAAAAGCTACCGTAGCAGGTGATTTAACAACTGACGATTTAGCGACCTACCAGGCAAAAGAGCGATCGCCTGTATGTGGAGTTTATCGAGTTTACAAAATATGCAGTATGGGACCACCTAGTTCTGGTGGTTTAACCGTGTTGCAAATTCTCGGTATGCTGGAAAACTTCCAATTATCCACCCTCAAACCAGAATCAACCCAAGCAGTGCATTTATTTGCCGAAGCAGGAAGGCTAGCTTATGCTGACAGAGGCTTATATATGGCTGATGCTGATTTTGTCCCCGTACCAGTTAATGAATTAATCGATCCTGAATATTTAAATAATCGTGCCAAGCTAATTAATCCTCAACGCGCCTTGACCGATGCCGAACCAGGCGAATTGCGATCGCCGCAAAAGTTAGTCTGGGGACAAGATAATGCGATCGAATTTCCCTCAACCAGCCACACAACGATTGTCGATCGCAATGGCAACTCAGTCTCTATGACCACCAGTATTGAAGATACTTTTGGCTCTAGATTGATGGTACGAGGCTTTTTACTCAACAATCAACTCACAGATTTTTCTTTTTCACCCACAACACCCGATGGAAAAGCAATCGCCAATCGGGTAGAACCGAGAAAGCGCCCTAGAAGTTCGATGGCTCCCACGATGGTATTCGATCGCCAAGGTAAGCTTGTGATGGCGGTTGGTTCGGCTGGCGGCGCTCGAATTATCAATTACGTCGCGCAAGCGTTAATTGCCGTTCTAGACTGGAAATTAGATAGCCAACAAGCAATGTCACTCCCTCATTATGGCAATCGCGACGGGGCGACGGAATTAGAGACAAATACAAGTTTGCTTAATCTTCAGCAAAGCTTAGAAACGCTCGGTCATTCCGTGCAAGTTGTCGAACAAATCAGCGGTTCTCATGCGATCGTCCGTACCGAAAAAGGTCTAGTCGGTGGAGCCGATCCCCGCCGCGAAGGAATAGCAATAGGAGAATAACAGCGATCGACGATCGGGAGTCAGAAGGATATAAATACGAATTGCGATCGCGTGCCATTTAAAACGTACTAAGCATGAACCATTAAAAATTGACCATTGCCATTCACTTCACCATCACAACTGGCAAAATTACTAACAAACCAGAGCAAATAAAACCTCCATATTCGGCGAAATTTAGGATAATTTATGCCATAGTTTAAATCTTTGACTATTGCCTGATTATCGTCAAAATTCTTTAGCCAGCTTGCAAAGGTTCGAGAATAATTAGAGCCATTGAGATACCATCTTTTTATTGTTTTGAGATCTTGGTTATGGCTAGGTACTGCATCGTAATTCCAGAATCGACCGTGGGGAAAAATGTATTTATGGGTGTAAACGCTAGATATGTTATTAGGGGTACGAACCGTAATGATGTGAATAAAAACTTTACCCTCATCCTTTAAAAAAGTAGCTAATTTCTGAAATGATTTTGTTAAATTACCGACATGGCAAAAAACACCAATTGAGAGAATTTTGTCAAATTTTTCCTGGAATTGTACCTGATTTAAATCTCCTTCATATAAAGTAAATCTACCTGAACTCAGGTAGCTTTCAGGGTCTTGCATTTTTTGGCGGATATACTCGCATTGTTCGTGGCTCAAATTCAAACCCGTAAACTTGACATTAGGAAACTTAGAAAGAATATAATTCGGAACGCAACCCCAACCGCATCCAAAATCTAAAATACGGTCTCCATCTTTGATGTCTAATTTCTCAATAACATCATCAATCATGTGCATCTGGGATTGCTCGAGGTTTAATGCTCCTTTTTCCCACAATCCCATGCTGTACTTAGGATAAATAACTTTCCAATTACCTAACATCGTATTCAGCATTCCTTGAGGCAAGTCGTACTGAATTTTCATTAACTCCCGCGACCCTTCGGCAAGACTATCAGTTTCTTTTAACACCCATTCGTAGGGTGCAAGCAGGGCTGGAAAATACTGAAAGAAAATCGGCATACAGGTATTGAAAAGCGCTTGCAGCAGTGAGTCGGGAACTTCCAACCCATTAATGTAAGCTTCTGCTACTGCCATTTGTGCTGTATTAACTACTTCTACTACTCCACGGGTTGTTTTGTATGCTAAAGGAGTTTTAATATTGATATCTCCCACTACAGGAATATACTTCTCTACATCTTGCAGCGTCATGCTAGCAGTCATGATTATACTCCTTAAAGTTTCAGGAATTATGTTATGTTAACACGAGAAAAAATCATTGTTAATTTAGCTGTTTTATGCTTAGGATCTTTTAAGATAAAGTTAAAAAAGTTTATGTTTTTGGAAGTTTATGACTTTTGTGGAAAAGCAAACTCTAATTCCCCAAGCACAGTATGCGAAAGCATTGCGACCTCTCCTTCCTGAAGAAGCCTTTGCCCCCGATTTTAGCAAGTTAGTAATATTATTTATTAATCTGACAATCTTAATTCTAGGTTGGGCGATCGCCAAGCATCTCGATCGTTGGCATTTATACTTATTATGGCTTTATTTACCTTTAGCAGTGGTGATGGGGAATAGTGTTATTGTCTTGCTATTTAGCTCCCACGATCTGATGCATGGCAGCGTAATTAGAAATTCCCGTCTGAGTTATATAATCGGCTTTATAGGGCTAATAATGTTGTGGATGCCGCCGACACTATGGAAAGCTGTTCATAACCGAGTACATCATAATAAAACAAACTCTTTAAATGACCCCGATCGCAATTATTTGTCCGCGCAGCCTAAAACTTGGGGAAAGTGGATTCAGAATTTGTTTGTACCTTCTAATGAGGTAAATTTTATCGGGTTAACAGTGGGAATGGCAACAGCGTGGGGAGTTCATACCTTTCGTAATTTGACTTCTGTGGTGTTGTTTAATTGTGAATCAGTCAACTATGTTCCTGCTGCTTTTAAAGTCAGTGCTGAAGAGCGCTGGAAGATTGCTACTGAGTTTTTGCTAATTATCATAATTCATCTGAGTATCTTAGCTTATCTAGAGTTTAATCCACTAAAACTGGTACTTAGTTACTTTCTTCCCTGTGGTATCGGTTATGCAGGAGTGATGTTTTATATCTACACAAATCATATGCTTTGCCAAATGACAAGCGTTAACGATCCATTAGTTAATAGCGTTTCTTTACGAGTACCGAAACTAATTGATAAGTTGCATTTAAATTTTTCTTACCATACAGAACATCATATTTTTCCTGGAATGAACTCTGATTATTATCCCCTAGTTCAAAAGCTATTAGAAATTCATTATCCTGGATGCATCAATTTATTGAATTTTGCTGATGCTTGGCGCTTACTAATGCTATCTCCTCGACATTATAAAAATGAGATTACTTTTACAGATTGGATAGGTGAAAAATCTGTTATTTGTCCTCTCAGTCAAGCATCTAAGAACTAATTATCCTACCGCACCTAAAACTTTTAAAGTGGCGATCGCCGCCTCAGTTAAACCAGTTACGCCAGCAATATTCATCCCTTCATAGGGTCTTTGCGCCCGCAATATCTTGAGAGATTTGCCTGTATTTGCATCCCACAGTCTAATCGTCTCATCCTGGCTGCCACTGGCAAGAATTTGTCCGTCAGTACTGAAAGCAACCGACCAAATTAAATCGGTGTGTCCTTGGAGGGTATGTCTGCACTCGCCAGTTTCGACATTCCACAACTTGATGCTATAGTCGCTGCTGCCACTTGCTACAGTCTGCCCGTCAGGGCTGAAGGCAACTGACCAAACTCGGCTCGTATGTCCCTGGAGAGTTTGGTAACATTTCCCGGCGTGCCAATCCCATAACTTGACTGTGTGATCGCCGCTACCACTTGCCAGGGTTTGTCCGTCAGGACTAAAAGCAACTGCCCATACCCAATTGCTATGTCCTTGTAAAGTGTCGTAGCACTCTCCGGTTTCAGTATTCCATAACTTGATTGTGTGGTCGTCGCTACCGCTAGCTAGAAATTTGCCATCTACATTAAAGGCAACTGACCAGACTCGGTTAGTATGCCCTTGCAACTTATGCAGAGTTTTCCCGCTGAGGATCTCCCATAACCTCACCGTATAGTCATCGCAGCCGCCAGCCAAAATGTCGCTATTGGGATGAAAAGCCAGAGACCTGACACCACTGTAAGCTTGGATCGTATTGTAGCGATCGCCTGTTGCAGCATTCCAAAGCCCGATGGTAAAGTCACCGCTACCGCTGGCTATGGTTTTCCCATCGGGGCTAAAGGCAACAGCCCAGACTCTGTTACCATGACCGTGTAACGTGCGATCGCACTCTCCTGTTTCAACGTTCCACAATCGCACTGTTTTATCGTCGCTACCGCTAGCTAGCATTCCGGTTGGATGTGAGGCTAACGGACGGGGATGAAAGGCTACCGACCAGACGCGGCTAGTGTACCCTTGAAGAGTTTTGATACATTTCCCATCCGTAACATTCCAGATCTTGATCGTATGGTCGCCGCTACCGCTAGCTAAGGTTTTGCCGTCAGGACTAAAAGCTACAGATCTAATCCAATTTGTATGTCCCGAAAGCGTGCGACAGCATTCTCCAGTCTGTACGTCCCAGAGTCGAATTGTATAGTCTTCGCTACCACTGGCTACTATATCTCCCCCAGCGCTAAAAGCAACCGTTCTAATCCAGTTGGTATGTCCGCATAAAGTGTGCAGACATTCTCCCGTACTGACTTGCCATAACTTCACGGCGCGATCGCTACTACTAGCAAGCATCTCGCCATCAGGACTAAACGCAACTGACCAAACTTGAGTTGTATGTCCCTGTAGAGTTTTCAGCCACTCTCCCGTGCCGACATTCCACAATCGCACGGTAGACTCTACACTACCACTAGCTAGGGTTTTGCCATCGGGACTGAAGGCGATGCTTCTAATCCAGTTCGTATGTCCGAACAAAGTCTGGTAACATTCTCCTGTCTGCCAATGCCATAACTTGACGGTACAATCTTCACTCCCACTAGCTATAGTTTTGCCGTCGGGACTGAACGCCACTGACCAAATGCGATGCGTATGTGGCAAAATACAACGGCATTCACCGCTACGGGTATCCCACAAACGAACTGTTTTGTCATCGCTGGCACTTGCTAAAGTACTGCCGTCAGGACTAAATGCAACCGACCAGATCCAATTCGTATGTCCTTTGAAAGTCAGCAGTTTTTTCCAATCTGTAACTTGCCACAGCCGAATTTCTCCATCAGCATCTCCTGTTGCTAATAGCTTGCCTGTGGGACTAAAAGCTACAGCTGGAGTCACGCTTAAGTCTTCAGTAAAAACTGATTTGGCAAGATCGGCACGGGCAAAGTTGACTTGTTTTAAGTTGCGTCCGGCTAAATATGCCTGCCACACCGCAAGATCGGAAAAATCCCACCCCCGCAGATCGATCTTAAGATGAGTTAGCAAGTTGAGAATATTTCCTGCTAAATATCCTGGCGATCGCGCCGATCTTTGTCGCCAATCAGTTAGAATTTGCCCTAAGCGATCGACAAGGCTGCTGAGATTTGTTTGAGCTAAAAGTTTATCGACAATTGGTATGAGAATCAGACGAATTTGCGTGTCTCTAATGTAATCTTTTGCTTGCGCTTCAATCAGGGCATGACTGTTAAATAAACCGATCGCCCCCCTAACTATTTCCCCACATATGCGTTCGATAAAGCAATCGATCGCAAAATCCATTACAACTGGTTGTTGGGTAAAGCCCGTAGCGGTTTTTTCAATCAGCGATCGCTGTCCTAAAGATCGAAGAGTTTCTGGTAGTTTTTGCTTTGCTTCTAAGGACAAAACATTTTCTCGCAATGCTGTAAAAGCGACAGGTTCCCGTTCGACTGCCAGCCAATACATCACTTCTATTTCTAATTTTGATATCCGATTCATTTGCCGCTCTAAGAGATCGCGGATATCATCAAAAACTAACGTTCCCGTGCGTAAGGTTGCTAAAAATATAGTTACGTTGCTATCAAATAAATCCTGAATTCCCGCAGCTACCATTTTCAAAGCAAGCGGATTACCAGCATAATGCTCGATTAACCTTTGCCACTCTAAATCGGAACCGACAAAATGTCCCTTAGCGCGAAAAATTTCTCGTCCTGCGGCAATATTTAGACCTTCCAACTGTAGAGAACGTACTGGTAGTGTTTCACCTTCGAGCAAGACAATTTCTTTTGGTTTTTCTCGGCTAGTTAGTACTAAACAACTCGTATGACGGACTTCTCCAATGCGTTGTAATAATTCGCCATAGGCTTGATATCCTTCCCGATATTGTCCTGCATGTTCGCCCCCACGCAGAATACTTTCGACGTTATCTAGTACTAACAAACAGCGATGATGGCGCAAATATTCCAGCAGCATACTGATACAGCGATCGAGTTCTTGGGATAATGTCGCCGCTGTTTCTTGTTGATGAGAGAGGAATTGAACGATCCCAGCGAGTAATTCTGCTAGAGGCGGAGCGTTACGTAAACTGCGCCAAACAATATATTCAAATTCTGATTGCAAGTTTTCTGCTAGGGCGATCGATAAGGCAGTTTTCCCCATGCCACCCATACCCAATACTGCCACTAAACGACAGCATGAAGCGGAGCTGTCGCCTCTAGGCGAATCGTTCTTAATCCACTGTCCTAAAGTCGCTAACTCCTCGCTCCGCCCGTAAAATGTTGCTACATCTACCGCTTCGCCCCAGTCTATGTAAGGTGTTGTTGGTTGATGGTCGTTAGTTGATGGTTGTTGGTTGTCGCTTT from Chroococcidiopsis sp. SAG 2025 harbors:
- a CDS encoding NB-ARC domain-containing protein, which translates into the protein MDAETALAWVDNLILTKTGEGLNSLQKHILQQVWQGRKYPEIAAYCGYTEGHVKDVGSHLWRVLSQTLGEKINKINCRAVLERCLHTSKDKGNLHARDSTVICDRVQNDCRGAQLCVPTEKTNFVGRTEAIAHLDLLVSLDSKAIVIQGEGGLGKTTLAQQYLQTQNFEVVLELLVAKETQNLTSAERVVEEWLKQDLHEEPGLEFGVTLDRLKRQLQMRRIGVLIDNLEPALDRQGRLIDSHRSYVELFRILTDSKVQSVTLITSRDRLCEPSLNVEHYRLPGLDLQAWQEYFSYRQIATDLQTIQQMHQAYGGNAKVMGILCGTIQTDFAGNAIVYWQENHAAPLAVTDLKNLIASQFHRLQTLDLPAYRLLCRLGCYRYQDVAKIPTQGILNLLWDVPPQQQRQIITALRDRCLVEFQQGEYWLHPAICAEAIARLRVSNEWIVANSKAADFWTNSVPTIDTIKDALQALEAYYHYVEINDFELAARVILKSRNNQWGQFLPLGGTLYRMGLIQPVLGAITQILQNLPSHPYLGELYNILGDLYWTAGQIYAAIECQEKSIELATQLLQSLEFSQGDRYKLYYLKMLEVDSLLSMGLYNIDLWELEAAAELFQQVIDLAQNTTHHRWAEKASVCLALVNSYLGSYQTAYNLVEPIYDSIMCELNKQSGSFAYFVQILGQTYVNLGNQQKAQEMFSLSLADAEKSHYLQIKAKTLTGLAESDRQQSLFKLALSKHVEAIEILDKIGAKCDLSEAYLQLGLTYAKMKDIENSQLNYQRSLQLFTQMNAPRQVEKVLRAKGE
- the ggt gene encoding gamma-glutamyltransferase, with amino-acid sequence MKANKFCLYFGLLALVFSTALTPAVVKTQDAPEIDRAVRKAVRTQKYMAVAAHPLAAAAGNDILRRGGNAVDAAIAIQMVLGLVEPQYSGIGGGAFLTYYDAKRKQVRTYDGRETAPAAARPDRFLNADGKPLQFYDAVVGGKSVGVPGVVRMLEMVHKAHGKLPWQELFQPAIQLAQQGFPISPLLYDRLSKEKYLPSLEPARSYFYQADGTPKPVGTILVNRPYAEVLSRIANSGADAFYRGEIARDIANTVQKATVAGDLTTDDLATYQAKERSPVCGVYRVYKICSMGPPSSGGLTVLQILGMLENFQLSTLKPESTQAVHLFAEAGRLAYADRGLYMADADFVPVPVNELIDPEYLNNRAKLINPQRALTDAEPGELRSPQKLVWGQDNAIEFPSTSHTTIVDRNGNSVSMTTSIEDTFGSRLMVRGFLLNNQLTDFSFSPTTPDGKAIANRVEPRKRPRSSMAPTMVFDRQGKLVMAVGSAGGARIINYVAQALIAVLDWKLDSQQAMSLPHYGNRDGATELETNTSLLNLQQSLETLGHSVQVVEQISGSHAIVRTEKGLVGGADPRREGIAIGE
- a CDS encoding SAM-dependent methyltransferase; its protein translation is MTASMTLQDVEKYIPVVGDINIKTPLAYKTTRGVVEVVNTAQMAVAEAYINGLEVPDSLLQALFNTCMPIFFQYFPALLAPYEWVLKETDSLAEGSRELMKIQYDLPQGMLNTMLGNWKVIYPKYSMGLWEKGALNLEQSQMHMIDDVIEKLDIKDGDRILDFGCGWGCVPNYILSKFPNVKFTGLNLSHEQCEYIRQKMQDPESYLSSGRFTLYEGDLNQVQFQEKFDKILSIGVFCHVGNLTKSFQKLATFLKDEGKVFIHIITVRTPNNISSVYTHKYIFPHGRFWNYDAVPSHNQDLKTIKRWYLNGSNYSRTFASWLKNFDDNQAIVKDLNYGINYPKFRRIWRFYLLWFVSNFASCDGEVNGNGQFLMVHA
- a CDS encoding fatty acid desaturase family protein, with the protein product MTFVEKQTLIPQAQYAKALRPLLPEEAFAPDFSKLVILFINLTILILGWAIAKHLDRWHLYLLWLYLPLAVVMGNSVIVLLFSSHDLMHGSVIRNSRLSYIIGFIGLIMLWMPPTLWKAVHNRVHHNKTNSLNDPDRNYLSAQPKTWGKWIQNLFVPSNEVNFIGLTVGMATAWGVHTFRNLTSVVLFNCESVNYVPAAFKVSAEERWKIATEFLLIIIIHLSILAYLEFNPLKLVLSYFLPCGIGYAGVMFYIYTNHMLCQMTSVNDPLVNSVSLRVPKLIDKLHLNFSYHTEHHIFPGMNSDYYPLVQKLLEIHYPGCINLLNFADAWRLLMLSPRHYKNEITFTDWIGEKSVICPLSQASKN
- a CDS encoding NB-ARC domain-containing protein; the encoded protein is MNVDEALVILDAFLDRGLNDIQELVFRKAWEGQTYPEIAESSDYDANYIKDVGSKLWKLLSKALSEEVTKSNFRAVLRRRASELGSREQGVESRGKRAEETKSDNQQPSTNDHQPTTPYIDWGEAVDVATFYGRSEELATLGQWIKNDSPRGDSSASCCRLVAVLGMGGMGKTALSIALAENLQSEFEYIVWRSLRNAPPLAELLAGIVQFLSHQQETAATLSQELDRCISMLLEYLRHHRCLLVLDNVESILRGGEHAGQYREGYQAYGELLQRIGEVRHTSCLVLTSREKPKEIVLLEGETLPVRSLQLEGLNIAAGREIFRAKGHFVGSDLEWQRLIEHYAGNPLALKMVAAGIQDLFDSNVTIFLATLRTGTLVFDDIRDLLERQMNRISKLEIEVMYWLAVEREPVAFTALRENVLSLEAKQKLPETLRSLGQRSLIEKTATGFTQQPVVMDFAIDCFIERICGEIVRGAIGLFNSHALIEAQAKDYIRDTQIRLILIPIVDKLLAQTNLSSLVDRLGQILTDWRQRSARSPGYLAGNILNLLTHLKIDLRGWDFSDLAVWQAYLAGRNLKQVNFARADLAKSVFTEDLSVTPAVAFSPTGKLLATGDADGEIRLWQVTDWKKLLTFKGHTNWIWSVAFSPDGSTLASASDDKTVRLWDTRSGECRCILPHTHRIWSVAFSPDGKTIASGSEDCTVKLWHWQTGECYQTLFGHTNWIRSIAFSPDGKTLASGSVESTVRLWNVGTGEWLKTLQGHTTQVWSVAFSPDGEMLASSSDRAVKLWQVSTGECLHTLCGHTNWIRTVAFSAGGDIVASGSEDYTIRLWDVQTGECCRTLSGHTNWIRSVAFSPDGKTLASGSGDHTIKIWNVTDGKCIKTLQGYTSRVWSVAFHPRPLASHPTGMLASGSDDKTVRLWNVETGECDRTLHGHGNRVWAVAFSPDGKTIASGSGDFTIGLWNAATGDRYNTIQAYSGVRSLAFHPNSDILAGGCDDYTVRLWEILSGKTLHKLQGHTNRVWSVAFNVDGKFLASGSDDHTIKLWNTETGECYDTLQGHSNWVWAVAFSPDGQTLASGSGDHTVKLWDWHAGKCYQTLQGHTSRVWSVAFSPDGQTVASGSSDYSIKLWNVETGECRHTLQGHTDLIWSVAFSTDGQILASGSQDETIRLWDANTGKSLKILRAQRPYEGMNIAGVTGLTEAAIATLKVLGAVG